From a single Fusobacterium ulcerans ATCC 49185 genomic region:
- a CDS encoding prephenate dehydrogenase, which yields MANKNMKFLIVGLGLLGGAYAKALKKKGYFVSAVDINEDSIEYALENKIIDEGAVSDYKSLIEKADVIISGLYPTTMVEWIERNQKYFKKGCIITDVSGVKRGIVNKVQERLPRDVEFISSHPMAGKEVSGVRNSDETIFEIANFIVTPTEKNTIQGIEFGKELGKILGFRNITQLSLEEHDKMIGFVSQLTHVIAVSLMNTNDNTHLVEYTGDSFRDLTRIAKINEVLWSELFLLNKEVLIKEIDDFAAELDNFREKLVNEDVEGMKKLFIQSTERRKLFDKKDVKNRK from the coding sequence ATGGCAAATAAAAATATGAAATTCTTAATTGTAGGATTGGGACTTTTAGGAGGGGCTTATGCAAAAGCTCTCAAGAAAAAAGGTTACTTTGTAAGTGCTGTTGATATAAATGAAGATAGTATAGAATATGCTCTTGAAAATAAAATAATAGATGAAGGAGCAGTTTCTGATTATAAATCATTGATAGAAAAAGCAGATGTGATAATATCAGGACTTTATCCTACTACTATGGTAGAATGGATAGAAAGAAATCAAAAATATTTTAAAAAAGGCTGTATAATTACTGATGTAAGTGGTGTAAAAAGAGGTATAGTTAATAAAGTACAAGAAAGGTTACCTAGAGATGTTGAGTTTATCAGCTCTCATCCAATGGCAGGAAAAGAAGTGAGTGGAGTAAGAAACAGTGACGAAACTATTTTTGAAATAGCTAACTTTATTGTTACTCCTACAGAAAAAAATACAATTCAGGGAATAGAATTTGGAAAGGAACTTGGGAAAATACTTGGCTTTAGAAATATAACTCAGCTTTCTTTGGAAGAACATGATAAAATGATTGGTTTTGTATCTCAGCTAACTCATGTGATAGCTGTATCCCTTATGAATACAAATGATAATACACATCTTGTAGAATATACAGGAGATTCATTTAGAGATCTTACTAGAATAGCTAAAATAAATGAAGTTTTATGGAGTGAACTTTTTCTTTTAAACAAAGAAGTTTTGATAAAAGAAATAGACGACTTTGCAGCAGAACTGGATAATTTCAGAGAAAAGCTTGTAAATGAAGATGTTGAAGGAATGAAAAAATTATTTATTCAATCAACTGAGAGAAGAAAACTTTTTGACAAGAAAGATGTAAAGAATAGAAAATAA
- the aroA gene encoding 3-phosphoshikimate 1-carboxyvinyltransferase yields the protein MKVKIYPSKCSGQTIIPPSKSMGHRAIICASLAAGRSVIKNVAYSDDIKTTIEGMRKLGAEIEENGDILIIDGIKDITKISDEIINCNESGSTLRFFIPIFSLTGKKITFLGKNRLLKRPQKIYEDIFKEQKLHYFHDETKMEIEGKLKAGTYVIDGNISSQFISGLLFTLPLLEEDSEIKIKPPFESASYIELTLEMLKRYGIEISQTDELTFKIKGNQKYKPCDYTIEGDFSQLGFFAVLGAINNDIECLGLNRESSQGDKAIIEILRNAGIKIENIEGGYLIYKSIPKSCEIDLADCPDLGPILNVLGMYGDGKFRIYNAGRLRYKESDRIAAMEEELLKLGVEIKTTEDEIFISGKKIYDGGIETAGHKDHRIVMSLAVAATIMKKPVIIDGAEAVEKSYPDFFEDIEKIGIKVEYYGK from the coding sequence ATGAAAGTAAAAATATATCCATCAAAATGCAGTGGGCAGACAATTATACCACCTTCTAAAAGTATGGGGCATAGGGCAATAATATGTGCTTCATTAGCAGCAGGGAGAAGTGTCATAAAAAATGTAGCTTATTCTGATGATATAAAAACAACTATTGAGGGAATGAGGAAATTAGGAGCTGAAATAGAAGAAAATGGAGATATTCTCATTATAGATGGAATAAAAGATATTACAAAAATTTCAGATGAAATAATAAATTGTAATGAATCTGGTTCAACTTTGAGATTTTTTATACCTATATTTTCTCTCACTGGAAAAAAAATAACTTTTCTTGGAAAGAACAGACTTCTTAAAAGACCTCAAAAAATATATGAGGATATATTTAAAGAACAGAAATTGCATTATTTCCATGATGAAACTAAAATGGAAATAGAAGGTAAATTGAAAGCTGGAACATATGTGATAGATGGAAATATAAGCTCACAATTTATAAGCGGACTTCTTTTTACTCTTCCTCTGCTGGAAGAAGATTCTGAAATAAAAATAAAACCTCCTTTTGAATCAGCTTCATATATAGAGCTTACTCTTGAAATGCTGAAAAGATATGGAATAGAAATATCTCAGACAGATGAACTTACTTTTAAAATTAAAGGAAATCAGAAATATAAACCTTGTGATTATACAATAGAGGGAGATTTTTCACAACTTGGTTTTTTTGCAGTACTGGGAGCAATAAATAATGATATTGAATGTCTTGGGCTGAATCGTGAATCCAGTCAGGGAGATAAGGCTATAATAGAAATATTAAGAAATGCTGGAATAAAAATAGAAAATATTGAGGGAGGATATCTTATTTATAAGAGTATTCCCAAAAGTTGTGAAATAGATCTTGCTGACTGTCCAGATCTAGGACCAATACTTAATGTATTGGGAATGTATGGAGATGGAAAGTTCAGAATCTATAATGCAGGAAGATTAAGGTATAAGGAAAGCGACAGAATAGCAGCTATGGAAGAGGAACTTTTAAAGCTGGGAGTGGAAATAAAAACTACTGAAGATGAGATTTTTATATCTGGTAAAAAAATATATGATGGTGGAATAGAAACAGCAGGACATAAAGATCACAGAATAGTTATGAGTCTGGCAGTGGCAGCAACTATTATGAAAAAACCAGTCATCATAGATGGAGCAGAGGCTGTGGAAAAGTCTTACCCAGATTTTTTTGAAGATATAGAGAAGATAGGGATAAAGGTTGAATACTATGGCAAATAA
- the aroF gene encoding 3-deoxy-7-phosphoheptulonate synthase → MIITLKKNAPQEEIQKMIEALESKNDVAVTLISGENYNVFGIVGDTTKIDEKALKANPYVEDVTRIAAPYKKANRLFHPEDSIIDVAGIKIGAGQKIAVIGGPCSVEGECSVMEIAKEVKEAGASMLRGGAYKPRTSPYAFQGMASEGIQCLVKARETYGLPIVSELMSADKIDEFVENVDLIQIGARNMQNFDLLKAVGKINKPILLKRGLSNTIEEWIMSAEYIMAGGNENVILCERGIRTFEKYTRNTLDLSVIPIIKQKTHLPIIIDPSHATGNWEYVESMALAAIAAGADGLIIEVHNDPEHAWSDGAQSLKPKKFKHLIEQGRKIAKVIGRDM, encoded by the coding sequence ATGATAATAACTTTAAAAAAGAATGCACCACAAGAAGAGATTCAAAAGATGATTGAGGCTTTAGAAAGCAAAAATGATGTAGCTGTAACTCTTATATCAGGAGAAAACTACAATGTATTTGGTATTGTAGGAGATACAACAAAAATAGATGAAAAAGCATTGAAGGCAAATCCATATGTTGAAGATGTAACTAGGATAGCAGCACCATATAAGAAAGCCAACAGACTTTTTCACCCAGAAGACAGTATTATAGATGTGGCAGGAATCAAGATAGGAGCAGGTCAGAAAATAGCTGTAATAGGAGGTCCTTGTTCTGTAGAGGGAGAATGCTCTGTTATGGAGATAGCTAAAGAAGTAAAAGAGGCAGGAGCTTCTATGCTTAGAGGTGGAGCTTACAAACCTCGTACATCACCATATGCTTTTCAGGGAATGGCAAGTGAAGGAATACAATGTCTGGTGAAAGCAAGAGAAACTTATGGACTTCCAATAGTAAGTGAACTTATGAGTGCAGATAAGATAGATGAATTCGTTGAAAATGTAGACCTTATTCAAATAGGGGCAAGAAATATGCAGAACTTTGATTTACTAAAAGCTGTTGGGAAAATAAATAAACCTATTCTTTTAAAAAGAGGACTTTCAAACACTATAGAGGAATGGATAATGTCAGCAGAATACATAATGGCTGGAGGAAATGAAAATGTAATACTGTGTGAAAGAGGTATTCGTACATTTGAAAAATATACTAGAAATACACTTGATCTTAGTGTAATACCTATTATCAAACAGAAAACACATCTTCCTATAATAATTGATCCTTCTCATGCTACTGGAAACTGGGAATATGTAGAATCAATGGCATTGGCAGCTATTGCTGCAGGGGCAGATGGACTTATTATAGAGGTACATAATGATCCTGAGCATGCTTGGAGCGATGGAGCTCAATCATTAAAACCTAAAAAATTCAAACATTTGATAGAACAGGGAAGAAAAATAGCAAAAGTCATTGGAAGAGATATGTAG
- the aroC gene encoding chorismate synthase, with translation MQSTIGNSIKLSLFGESHGTAIGIVIDGLAPGIKLDTDFIQQQLEKRKPKGKISTQRHEADDFKIVSGYFNGYTTGTPLCLIIENKSQLSRDYEKTKSIMRPSHADYTADIKYMGYQDYRGGGHFSGRTTAPLVAAGAIFIQILKSKEIEIGTHILKCKNERDKDFSSNEIILLKEIKEVNEKYFPVLEKDAEEKMKNIIEKAGEELDSVGGILETAVTGLPAGIGEPYFNSVESVLSHLIYSIPAVKGIEFGGGFRMTDMYGSEANDSFYYENGKVKTKTNNNGGINGGITNSMPLIMRTAVKPTPSIYKEQESIDISKGENVKFNIEGRHDPAIIHRARVVIDSMTAFGLLDLICMRYGYMWMTDKK, from the coding sequence ATGCAGAGTACAATAGGAAATAGTATAAAGCTCAGTCTTTTTGGAGAATCACATGGAACAGCTATTGGAATAGTGATAGATGGCTTGGCTCCTGGAATAAAATTAGATACTGATTTTATACAGCAGCAGCTGGAAAAAAGAAAGCCAAAAGGGAAAATATCAACTCAAAGACATGAAGCAGATGATTTCAAAATAGTAAGTGGATATTTCAATGGATATACAACTGGTACACCACTATGCCTTATAATTGAAAATAAATCACAGCTGAGCAGAGATTATGAAAAAACTAAAAGCATAATGAGACCTTCTCATGCTGATTATACAGCAGATATAAAATATATGGGGTATCAGGACTATAGAGGGGGAGGACATTTTTCTGGAAGAACAACAGCACCTCTGGTAGCAGCAGGGGCAATATTTATTCAGATACTTAAATCTAAGGAAATAGAAATAGGAACTCATATATTAAAATGTAAAAATGAAAGAGATAAAGATTTTTCATCAAATGAAATAATACTTTTAAAGGAAATCAAAGAAGTAAATGAAAAATATTTTCCTGTACTGGAAAAAGATGCAGAAGAAAAAATGAAAAACATAATAGAAAAAGCTGGAGAGGAACTAGATTCAGTAGGAGGAATATTAGAAACTGCTGTGACAGGATTGCCAGCTGGAATAGGGGAACCATATTTTAATTCTGTAGAAAGTGTACTTTCTCATCTTATATATTCTATACCAGCAGTAAAAGGAATAGAATTTGGAGGTGGTTTTAGAATGACAGATATGTATGGAAGTGAAGCTAATGACAGTTTCTATTATGAAAATGGAAAAGTAAAAACAAAAACAAATAATAATGGAGGTATCAATGGAGGGATAACAAATTCTATGCCACTTATAATGAGAACTGCTGTAAAACCTACACCATCAATATATAAAGAGCAGGAAAGCATAGATATATCTAAAGGAGAAAATGTAAAATTTAATATTGAAGGAAGGCATGACCCAGCTATAATACATAGAGCAAGAGTAGTTATAGATTCTATGACAGCATTTGGACTGCTTGATCTCATATGTATGAGATATGGGTATATGTGGATGACAGATAAAAAATAA
- the aroB gene encoding 3-dehydroquinate synthase, whose protein sequence is MKLRVELKEKSYDIHIEKGILHKIKEYINLDRKVMIVTDKGVPQKYIDIIKFQCPNGYSIAVEHGEGAKSFKVFEEVCKKLLDLGFHRNDLIIALGGGVIGDLGGFTAASYMRGIDFINIPTTTLSQIDSSIGGKTAINLGDTKNIIGAFYQPKGVFIDLEVLETLPERHYYNGLVEALKAGLIYDKELFEIFENKNINDNLQEIIYRALLVKKDVVEKDEKEENLRKILNFGHTVGHGIEGFFHLKDVLHGEGVAIGMLPMIEDEDLRERTKKILKKMNIDTDIEYDREKVFELMLKDKKADQDKITLVKVKELGKAELVKVPIEECKNYLK, encoded by the coding sequence ATGAAACTGAGAGTGGAGCTTAAAGAAAAAAGTTATGATATTCATATTGAAAAAGGAATACTTCATAAAATAAAAGAATATATAAATTTAGATAGAAAAGTTATGATAGTGACAGATAAGGGAGTTCCTCAAAAATATATAGATATAATAAAATTTCAGTGTCCAAATGGATACTCTATAGCTGTAGAGCATGGAGAAGGGGCAAAAAGTTTTAAAGTATTTGAAGAAGTATGCAAAAAACTTCTTGATCTGGGATTTCATAGAAATGATTTGATAATAGCTCTTGGTGGAGGAGTAATTGGAGATTTAGGAGGTTTTACAGCAGCTTCTTATATGAGGGGGATAGATTTTATAAATATTCCAACTACTACACTGTCGCAGATAGATAGCTCTATTGGAGGAAAGACTGCAATAAATCTTGGAGATACTAAAAATATAATAGGAGCTTTTTATCAGCCAAAAGGGGTATTTATAGATTTAGAAGTTTTGGAAACTCTTCCTGAAAGGCACTATTACAATGGACTGGTGGAAGCATTGAAGGCAGGGCTGATATATGACAAAGAGCTTTTTGAGATATTTGAAAATAAAAACATAAATGATAATCTTCAGGAGATAATATACAGAGCTCTCTTGGTAAAAAAAGATGTGGTAGAGAAAGATGAAAAAGAAGAAAATCTGAGAAAGATATTAAACTTTGGACACACTGTAGGGCATGGAATAGAGGGGTTCTTTCATTTGAAAGATGTACTTCATGGAGAAGGAGTAGCTATAGGAATGCTTCCTATGATAGAGGATGAGGATTTAAGAGAGAGAACTAAAAAAATATTGAAGAAAATGAATATAGATACAGATATAGAATATGACAGAGAAAAAGTGTTTGAACTTATGCTTAAAGATAAAAAAGCTGATCAAGATAAAATAACTTTGGTAAAGGTAAAAGAGCTGGGAAAAGCTGAATTAGTAAAAGTTCCAATAGAAGAGTGTAAAAATTATCTTAAATAA
- a CDS encoding chorismate mutase, producing the protein MNKLEEARKVINEVDKEVAALFQKRMQAVEDVILYKLENNMPIFDGGREKQVIEKNCAYITEEKYIESYKEFIQNLMDTSKRYQATIINKGVVAYQGTMGAFSHIASKKVFPDSKLKSFATFEDVFKTVADGGAAYGVIPFENSFTGEVGEVLDLLLKYDCHISGIYDLKIDQNLLGLKNAEIKDIEKVYSHHQALSQCQTFLKGTNFEAIPYPNTALAAKFVSEAGDIHKAAIASRETAELYGLKILVENINTSIENTTRFIILTKKLEEKGDRFNLLFTVDHNAGQLAHIIQIVAEHGFNMESIKSRSLHNLPWQYFFYVEIVGELKEQRTKDLIDAMRKNCKDLKILGSYSVK; encoded by the coding sequence ATGAATAAACTGGAAGAAGCAAGAAAAGTCATAAATGAAGTAGATAAAGAAGTAGCAGCCCTTTTCCAAAAAAGAATGCAGGCTGTAGAAGATGTCATTTTATACAAACTGGAAAATAATATGCCTATTTTCGATGGGGGAAGAGAAAAGCAGGTGATAGAAAAAAACTGTGCTTATATCACAGAGGAAAAATATATTGAATCATATAAGGAATTTATTCAGAATCTTATGGATACTTCTAAAAGATATCAGGCTACTATTATTAATAAAGGTGTAGTTGCATACCAAGGAACCATGGGTGCTTTTTCCCATATAGCATCAAAAAAAGTTTTTCCTGATTCAAAATTAAAATCATTTGCAACTTTTGAAGATGTCTTTAAAACAGTTGCTGATGGTGGTGCTGCATATGGTGTTATTCCTTTTGAAAATTCATTTACAGGAGAAGTGGGAGAAGTCCTTGATCTTCTTTTAAAATACGATTGCCACATCTCTGGAATTTATGACCTTAAAATAGATCAAAATTTATTGGGACTAAAAAATGCTGAAATAAAAGACATAGAAAAGGTTTACTCACATCATCAGGCATTATCTCAATGCCAGACATTCTTAAAAGGAACTAATTTTGAGGCTATCCCTTACCCTAATACTGCCCTTGCAGCCAAATTTGTAAGTGAAGCTGGAGATATACACAAAGCTGCTATTGCCAGCAGAGAAACTGCAGAACTTTATGGTTTAAAAATTTTAGTAGAGAATATAAATACAAGTATAGAAAATACTACAAGATTTATTATATTAACTAAAAAGCTTGAAGAAAAGGGAGATAGATTTAATCTTTTATTTACTGTTGACCACAATGCAGGACAGCTTGCACATATCATTCAGATAGTAGCTGAACATGGGTTCAATATGGAAAGCATCAAATCTCGTTCTCTTCATAATCTTCCTTGGCAGTACTTCTTCTATGTAGAAATAGTAGGAGAATTAAAAGAACAGAGAACAAAAGATTTGATAGATGCTATGAGAAAAAATTGTAAAGACCTTAAAATATTAGGAAGTTACTCTGTAAAATAA
- a CDS encoding YcxB family protein produces the protein MNILFENRYYSDKKVLLEYVKDVHCKYPRIIGFLFMIVAILYTYLILFKMRSLRFVMAVLTIFIFIISLRLIFYHLVYLKNMKKSSLNLHNGQSPESVLQFMDNSIALKEGKVSMEFEYNQIKKIKEYKLAYVLMIGKKQGLILKKDSFAIGTFEEFKKFITEKVK, from the coding sequence ATGAATATATTATTTGAAAATAGATATTACTCTGATAAAAAAGTTTTACTTGAATATGTGAAAGATGTCCATTGTAAATATCCTCGAATAATTGGATTTTTATTTATGATTGTTGCAATACTCTATACTTATCTTATATTATTTAAAATGAGAAGCTTACGTTTTGTTATGGCTGTACTGACTATATTCATTTTCATCATTTCATTACGATTAATTTTCTATCATTTAGTTTATCTGAAAAATATGAAAAAATCTTCTCTTAATCTGCATAATGGTCAGTCACCTGAATCTGTTCTGCAATTTATGGATAATAGCATTGCTTTAAAAGAAGGTAAGGTATCAATGGAGTTTGAATATAATCAAATCAAAAAAATAAAAGAGTATAAGTTAGCCTATGTCTTAATGATTGGGAAAAAACAGGGATTAATATTAAAAAAAGATAGTTTTGCAATTGGAACTTTTGAAGAATTTAAAAAATTTATAACTGAAAAAGTCAAATAA
- the mtnK gene encoding S-methyl-5-thioribose kinase has translation MNKYLEHFRMSVADAVEYTKYFGIFSNEAELRGEEIGDGNINYIFRVVEDKTGKSVVLKQADKFLRSSGRPLDLDRSRIEAEILKLEGEYAPEFVPEIYRYDDIMCVIVMEDISEYKNLRKELMDGKIFNNFADEISSFLADTLLPTTDLVLDRGEKKDRVKAFINKELCDISECLVFTEPYVNDRNRNIVIPENMEFVKKYLYDDKELHVEAAKLKNNFMNNAQALIHGDLHSGSIFINEKGMKVIDPEFSFYGPMGYDIGNVIGNLFFPLINRKYLMESGEKKEKFIEWLSKAIADIFDMFIIKFHKKYKKIVKDPLYINEEFENWYLNQIMADSVGAAGMEIIRRVVGDSKVMEITSITDVEKKVEIERELIKIGIKFIKERYNIKSGRELI, from the coding sequence ATGAATAAATACTTAGAACATTTTCGTATGTCAGTAGCAGATGCTGTTGAATATACAAAGTATTTTGGAATTTTTTCAAATGAAGCTGAATTAAGAGGGGAAGAAATTGGAGATGGAAATATAAACTATATTTTCAGAGTAGTAGAAGATAAAACTGGAAAGTCTGTTGTATTAAAACAGGCAGATAAATTTTTACGTTCTTCTGGGCGCCCTCTTGATTTAGATAGAAGCAGAATTGAAGCAGAAATACTGAAGCTGGAAGGGGAATATGCTCCTGAATTTGTACCAGAGATATATCGTTATGATGATATTATGTGTGTAATAGTGATGGAAGATATTTCTGAGTATAAGAATTTAAGAAAAGAACTCATGGATGGAAAGATATTTAATAATTTTGCTGATGAAATAAGCAGTTTTCTAGCAGATACACTTCTTCCAACAACAGATTTGGTATTGGATAGAGGAGAGAAAAAAGACAGGGTAAAAGCTTTTATAAATAAAGAACTATGTGACATATCAGAATGTCTTGTATTTACAGAGCCTTATGTAAATGACAGAAACAGAAATATTGTTATTCCAGAAAATATGGAATTTGTAAAAAAATACTTATATGATGATAAAGAACTTCATGTTGAAGCAGCAAAACTAAAAAATAATTTTATGAATAATGCACAAGCTCTTATTCATGGTGATCTTCATTCAGGTTCTATATTCATTAATGAAAAAGGAATGAAAGTTATCGACCCAGAATTTTCTTTCTATGGTCCTATGGGCTATGACATTGGAAATGTTATTGGAAACTTATTCTTTCCTTTGATAAATAGAAAATATCTCATGGAATCAGGAGAAAAGAAAGAAAAGTTTATAGAATGGCTTTCTAAAGCTATTGCAGATATATTTGATATGTTTATTATAAAATTTCATAAAAAGTATAAGAAGATAGTGAAAGATCCTCTTTACATAAATGAAGAATTTGAAAACTGGTATTTAAATCAAATAATGGCAGACTCAGTAGGTGCAGCAGGTATGGAAATCATTAGAAGGGTAGTAGGAGATTCTAAGGTGATGGAGATAACAAGTATCACTGATGTAGAAAAAAAGGTAGAGATAGAAAGAGAGCTTATTAAAATTGGAATAAAATTTATAAAAGAAAGATATAATATAAAGTCAGGAAGAGAATTAATTTAA
- a CDS encoding S-methyl-5-thioribose-1-phosphate isomerase: MNRMDQGLAFMLQYENIAWYENGKVRILDRRIYPREVKFVECSDYLEVRQAITDMVTQSAGPYTAAGMGMALAAHQAEDLPKEKQIAFLKEASDIISHARPTTVNRMKLITESCYEVGKEAIEQGKSAVEAIFQRTVDSLERRYGRMSEVAKNLVKLFPQKGKVMTQCFGETIVGCMGREIRNQNKDIEFFCPETRPYLQGARLTASVLKDQGFKVTVITDNMPAWTIKSKGIDVFTSAADSICMDGHIVNKVGTLQIAIVAKYFGIPYFVTGIPDEDKRLENIVIEERNPEEVLTCNGIKNTLEGVEAYYPSFDITPPHLVSGVVTDQGIYSPYNLAEYYEKEVEQYY; this comes from the coding sequence ATGAATAGAATGGACCAAGGATTAGCTTTTATGCTTCAATATGAAAATATTGCATGGTATGAAAATGGAAAAGTGAGAATTTTAGATAGAAGAATTTATCCAAGAGAAGTAAAATTTGTGGAGTGCAGTGATTATCTTGAGGTAAGACAGGCTATTACAGATATGGTGACACAAAGTGCAGGACCTTATACAGCAGCAGGAATGGGAATGGCTTTAGCTGCTCATCAGGCAGAGGATTTGCCTAAAGAAAAGCAGATTGCTTTCTTAAAGGAGGCTTCTGATATTATATCTCATGCAAGGCCTACTACTGTGAATCGTATGAAGCTCATAACTGAATCATGTTATGAAGTAGGAAAAGAAGCTATTGAACAAGGAAAGTCAGCTGTAGAAGCAATATTTCAAAGAACAGTCGATTCTCTTGAGAGAAGATATGGAAGAATGTCAGAAGTAGCTAAGAATCTTGTGAAGCTTTTTCCACAAAAAGGAAAAGTGATGACACAATGCTTTGGTGAAACAATTGTAGGGTGTATGGGAAGAGAAATAAGAAATCAAAATAAAGACATAGAATTTTTCTGTCCAGAAACAAGACCATACCTTCAGGGAGCACGTCTTACAGCAAGTGTTTTAAAAGATCAAGGATTTAAAGTTACTGTTATTACAGATAATATGCCTGCATGGACAATAAAATCTAAAGGAATAGATGTATTTACTTCAGCAGCAGATTCTATCTGCATGGATGGGCATATAGTAAATAAAGTGGGAACTTTGCAAATTGCTATAGTTGCAAAATATTTTGGAATTCCTTATTTTGTTACTGGTATCCCTGATGAAGATAAAAGACTTGAAAATATAGTAATAGAGGAAAGAAATCCAGAAGAAGTATTGACATGCAATGGCATAAAAAATACTTTAGAAGGAGTAGAGGCATATTACCCATCTTTTGATATTACTCCACCTCATTTAGTCAGTGGTGTTGTTACAGATCAGGGAATATATTCTCCATATAATCTGGCAGAATATTATGAGAAAGAAGTAGAACAATATTATTAA
- a CDS encoding Na+/H+ antiporter NhaC family protein — MEKKGNIKGLIPLFVFLGLYAGAGIFTGSFGNMPLLTAFMITMGVSFCLNKEGKKETLDEKVNIFCKGAGESTLILMVVIFLLAGAFYSVADAMGAVSSTVNLGLSVLPAKMLLPGLFLVGCALSFSMGTSMGTVSALTPVAVGIARETGIALPLVCGVVIGGAMFGDNMSFISDTTIAATRTQEVGMKDKFKVNFAIVLPAVIINMILISFMGGSGVEGKVYEYNLVNIIPYISIIILALTGLNVINVLGIGIALGLGIGLFHGSFTFVEIFGILQRGLGWMEDMSIIAIVVGGVVALMDHFGGISYLLENLTARIKSKKGAETGIAVLVSLLDLATTNNTVSIITAGPLAKDIADKFGVDRKRVAGLLDLFSSAFQGLMPYAGQILMAAGMAQISPASIVPYSWYSMLMIVMGALSIATGLPNFKDSKA; from the coding sequence ATGGAGAAAAAAGGAAATATCAAAGGTTTGATTCCACTGTTTGTATTTTTAGGGTTATATGCAGGAGCTGGAATCTTTACAGGAAGTTTTGGGAACATGCCGTTACTGACAGCATTTATGATTACCATGGGAGTATCTTTCTGTTTAAACAAGGAAGGAAAAAAAGAAACATTAGATGAAAAAGTAAATATTTTCTGCAAGGGGGCGGGAGAATCTACATTGATTTTAATGGTGGTAATTTTTCTTTTGGCAGGAGCTTTTTATTCTGTAGCAGATGCTATGGGAGCAGTTAGTTCTACAGTAAATTTGGGACTATCTGTACTTCCAGCAAAGATGCTTCTTCCAGGGCTGTTTCTGGTAGGTTGTGCACTTAGCTTTTCAATGGGAACATCTATGGGAACTGTAAGTGCTTTGACCCCAGTAGCTGTAGGAATAGCAAGAGAAACTGGGATAGCACTGCCTTTGGTATGTGGGGTGGTTATAGGTGGAGCAATGTTTGGAGATAATATGTCATTCATTTCTGACACAACTATTGCAGCAACAAGAACTCAGGAAGTAGGAATGAAGGATAAATTCAAAGTCAACTTTGCTATAGTTCTTCCAGCAGTTATCATTAATATGATATTGATATCTTTTATGGGAGGAAGCGGGGTAGAAGGAAAAGTATATGAGTATAATCTTGTAAATATAATTCCATATATTTCTATCATTATTCTGGCTCTTACAGGACTTAATGTAATTAATGTGTTGGGAATAGGAATAGCTTTAGGGTTGGGAATAGGACTTTTCCATGGAAGTTTTACTTTTGTAGAAATTTTTGGAATACTTCAAAGAGGACTTGGATGGATGGAGGATATGTCTATAATTGCTATTGTAGTTGGAGGAGTGGTTGCTCTTATGGATCATTTTGGTGGTATCAGTTATCTGCTGGAAAATCTTACAGCCAGAATAAAGAGCAAAAAAGGAGCTGAAACTGGAATTGCAGTTCTTGTGAGCCTTCTTGATTTAGCAACTACAAATAATACTGTATCAATTATTACAGCAGGACCTTTGGCAAAGGATATAGCAGATAAATTCGGTGTAGACCGTAAGAGAGTGGCAGGGCTTCTTGATTTATTTTCATCAGCATTTCAAGGGTTGATGCCTTATGCAGGACAGATATTGATGGCAGCAGGAATGGCTCAGATATCACCAGCTTCTATTGTACCTTATTCATGGTATTCTATGCTGATGATAGTGATGGGAGCTTTGTCAATAGCTACAGGACTGCCTAATTTTAAAGATAGCAAAGCATAG